The segment CACGAACGCGTACTGGGAGCCGAGGTCTTTGACGTCGATCAGTTCCAGCGTCAGCTTGCCGAAGCTGGCACCCGGCTTCTTGAAGCGCGTCACATACATGGTCTCGATCGCTTCGTAGCCCACCACGGTGCCGCTGGCACTGACGTAGCGGGTGCTGGGCGAGTGCTCATAGCACTCCATGAAGGTTTTCAGGTCACCCGCGGACCAGGCGGCGGCACTGGCGTCGAGCGTCTGCTTGATGGCCTGGGCGGTCGGGACGGCCGGCGTTTCAGCCGACACGCTGGCGGCCAGCGTCACTGCGCTCGCGGCGCAGAAAAGAACG is part of the Luteibacter pinisoli genome and harbors:
- a CDS encoding YybH family protein: MSVLFCAASAVTLAASVSAETPAVPTAQAIKQTLDASAAAWSAGDLKTFMECYEHSPSTRYVSASGTVVGYEAIETMYVTRFKKPGASFGKLTLELIDVKDLGSQYAFVVGRYHLKPDTGAEVSGLTTLLFHKVGGRWLISSDHSS